GCGTTAACCATGATGGTGAAATCCCTATTATTTTTTATCCTCGCGGGCCTGTGCGAAATCGGTGGGGGCTATCTGGTGTGGCTGGCGCTGCGCGAGGGCAAGAGCCCCTGGTTAGCGGTGCTTGGGGTAGCCGTTTTAGGAATCTATGGCGCAGTGCCCACCCTCCAGCCCACGCATTTTGGTCGAGCCTACGCCGCCTACGGTGGCGTATTTATTGTGCTTTCTATCGGTTGGGGGTGGCTGGTCGACCAGGTGAAACCCGATCGCTTTGATCTGCTGGGTGGCTGGGTGGTGCTGCTGGGCGTTTTGGTGATGATGTACGCCCCTCGCAGCTAGCAGAGTCCATCTGCAATCTGGTGGCTACCCCCCCACATGAATGACCGGACGGCGTCTGGGAGATTTTTCGGCTTTGCGCAGCACCTCCCGAGTGACCACGGCAATATCGCCCTCGCCAAACAACATGAAGCGCAGCAGATATTGAATTGGGTTGCCCTCAATCCAGCCAAAGTAGGCGTGGGGCAATTTGCCGGTCTCATCGCGCATGTAGAGCAAAATAGCAGCAATCGTATTGGGCACCGCCGACCCCCTAGCTCTCAAAATGCGGTAATTGCCCACCTGCACCCCTTCTACCTGCACCGTCTCCATAAAGTCTGAGGCATCGGAAACCTCGATCTCTAAAAACAGAATGGAATCGGTCGAGGGAATGTGATTGTCTTCCCGCACCTCGGTTTCCTTGAGGGAATATTCCTGTTCATCCCCGGCCTGCTTGCGGTTAGCAATGATGCGAATGGTATGCTCGCTTTCTTCTAAAATGAAACGCCGAGCGATGGGATCCATTTCAAACCGCTCAACCCGCAGCTCGGTAGAGCGCCAAACGCGCGAAATCAGTGAGGTGAAAACAATGGCACCAATAAAGAAGGCGGCAATTTTAACCCCATCGGGCCGCTCAAAAATATTGACAATCGTGGTGTAGAAAAACACCAGGGTAATGGTGCCAAACACGACCATGCCCCGCCGCGATCGCGCCTGTCGAGCCGCCAGCGTCACCGCAAACGACGCTGAACTCATCAGCACCAGCACCCCCGTGGCGTAGGCCCCACCCTGGGCCTCAACGCTGGCGCGAAAAATAATCGTGACGGCAAAGGCGATCGCCGTAAAAATCAGCACTAGCGGTCGGGCCGCCAAGGTCCAGCTGGGGGCCATGCCATAGCGGGGCAGATAGCGGGGCACAATGCTGAGCAACCCAGCCATGGCCGAGGCCCCGGCAAACCACAAAATCGAGATCGTGCTCAAGTCGTAGAGGGTGCCGAACCCATCCCCCAGGTACTCGTGGGCCAGATAGGCTAGCGCTCGTCCGTTGGCGGCTCCCCCCGCCTGAAATTCTGGCGGCGGAATCAGCAGCGTCGTGACCAAGCTGCTAGTAATCAGGAAGAAACTCATGATCACCGCTGCGGTGGTCAACAGCTTATGGGTGTTGCGGATGCGACCAGCTGGAGCAGTTTCGGTGTCGCTGCGATCGCCTTCGACTAAGGGCATCACCGCTGCCCCCGTTTCAAACCCAGACAGGCCTAGCGCCAACTTAGGGAATACCAGCGCGGCCAAGGCCAGGAGCACCACCGGATTGCTGTTTCTGGAAAATAGCAGGCTCCACCAATCGGCAATCGCTGTGGGATGGGTCAAAATCTGATAGCCCCCCACACCAATGGTCACCAAGTTGAGCAGCAGATAGACCGCGACTAGAAAAACCGCTATCCCAATCGCCTCTCGAAACCCCTTTAAAAAAACGGCTGCCAGGAAAGCAATGAGGCAGATAGTTAGTGGCACTTCGTACCCATGCAGAAAATCGTGGACAAAGGGATTTTCGACAATGTGGGCCGTAGCGTCGGCAGCGGAGAGGGTAATGGTGATGATGAAGTCAGTCGCCACAAACCCCAGCAGGCAAAGCACAAAAAACTTGCCCTGCCACCACGGCAGTAAATGCTCGAGCATGGCGATCGACCCCTCACCATGGGGGCTCATGGAGGCCACCCGCCGATAGATCGGCAGCGCTCCAAACAGAGTCAGTAAAACCAGAATCAACGTTGCAATGGGCGATAGCGCCCCAGCTGCTAGAGCGGCAATGCCGGGCTGGTAGCCCAGCGTGGAGAAGTAATCAACCCCAGTCAGGCACATGACCTGCCACCAGGGGTGTTTCACCGCGTGGCTGCTCTTCCCTGAGCGATCGGACTCAACTAACCAGCGCAGCAACCGTCTGCGGTATGTGGCTGATGGCCTGACTCGTTTAACCATCTACGGCATTCCTACGGGGTAGTGGCAGTACATTAATTAGTCAACCGCTTAGTGTCACCCTTGATCAACTGTATTGAGGTTTGCCGCTGTAGCCGTTGCCGCCAAGGTACGTAGGGTTACTAAGCAAAAGACGTTGAAGCGCCGACAGGTGGCCTAGGGATGAGGCGATCGCTAATGCTGAGGTTTGAGCGATCGCCCTCGCCAGGTCCAGCCCCAGCCGGTCTTGGTTTTGACGATGGAGGTGAGGGCGATCGCCACTACCACCAAGCCGCCCACGCTGCTCAGCCACCAGTAGCGCAGCGGC
The DNA window shown above is from Leptolyngbya subtilissima AS-A7 and carries:
- a CDS encoding YnfA family protein; the protein is MMVKSLLFFILAGLCEIGGGYLVWLALREGKSPWLAVLGVAVLGIYGAVPTLQPTHFGRAYAAYGGVFIVLSIGWGWLVDQVKPDRFDLLGGWVVLLGVLVMMYAPRS
- a CDS encoding amino acid transporter gives rise to the protein MVKRVRPSATYRRRLLRWLVESDRSGKSSHAVKHPWWQVMCLTGVDYFSTLGYQPGIAALAAGALSPIATLILVLLTLFGALPIYRRVASMSPHGEGSIAMLEHLLPWWQGKFFVLCLLGFVATDFIITITLSAADATAHIVENPFVHDFLHGYEVPLTICLIAFLAAVFLKGFREAIGIAVFLVAVYLLLNLVTIGVGGYQILTHPTAIADWWSLLFSRNSNPVVLLALAALVFPKLALGLSGFETGAAVMPLVEGDRSDTETAPAGRIRNTHKLLTTAAVIMSFFLITSSLVTTLLIPPPEFQAGGAANGRALAYLAHEYLGDGFGTLYDLSTISILWFAGASAMAGLLSIVPRYLPRYGMAPSWTLAARPLVLIFTAIAFAVTIIFRASVEAQGGAYATGVLVLMSSASFAVTLAARQARSRRGMVVFGTITLVFFYTTIVNIFERPDGVKIAAFFIGAIVFTSLISRVWRSTELRVERFEMDPIARRFILEESEHTIRIIANRKQAGDEQEYSLKETEVREDNHIPSTDSILFLEIEVSDASDFMETVQVEGVQVGNYRILRARGSAVPNTIAAILLYMRDETGKLPHAYFGWIEGNPIQYLLRFMLFGEGDIAVVTREVLRKAEKSPRRRPVIHVGG